A window of Stigmatella erecta genomic DNA:
CCGCCTGGGGCAAGCTGTCCTACGATCTCACCGGCGAGCTGCTCGTCCCCAACCCCACGGGCATCACCGAGGGCTGCGACCCGTTCCCGGCCAACGCCTTCCCGGGGAAGATCGTCCTGCTGGACCGCGGCACCTGCAACTACACGGTCAAGGCGATCAACGCCCAGAACGCGGGCGCCATCGGCATCCTCGTGGCCAACAACGTGGAGGCCCTGGCGGCGCTGGCGCTCGGCGGCGCGGATCCCGCCGTCACCCTGGCCGCGGTGGGCATCACCCAGGCGGCGGGCAACGCGCTGAAGAACGAGGTGAAGAACAACGGCAGCACCGTCACGGTGAAGCTCCAGAAGCTGGCGGAGTTCGACCGCGACGGCACCATCGACAACGCCATCGTGGCGCACGAGTGGGGCCACTACATCAGCAACCGCCTCGTCGGAAACGCCAACGGCCTGACGAACAACCAGGGCCGCGCCATGGGCGAGGGCTGGGCGGACTTCCACGCCATGCTGATGACCGTGCGTGACGAGGACCGCACCCGGGCAGGCAACAGCTCCTTCCAGGGCGTCTACGCCATGGCGGGCTACACGCAGAGCGGCGGCGCGAACAACGGCTACTACTTCGGCATCCGCCGCCTGCCGTACTCGACGGACTTCAACAAGAACGCCCTCACCTACCGGCACTTCGCCACGGGCTCGCCGCTGCCCACCACCCACCCCATCAGCGCCAGCTCCCTGGCGGGCCTGGGCAACTCCCAGGTGCACGCCGGCGGCGAGGTGTGGTCCTCGATGCTGTGGGAGTGCTACGCCTCGCTGCTCAACGCGTACCCCTTCCAGGAGGCCCAGGACCGGATGAAGTCCTACCTGCTGGCCGCCTACAAGATGACCCCCAACGCCCCCACCCTGCTGGAGGCCCGGGACGCGGTGCTCGCCGCAGCCGCCGCGGCGGATCCGGCCGACTACGCCCGGTTCCGCTCGGCCTTCGCCAAGCGCGGCGCGGGCGTGGGCGCCAAGGCCGCCGACCGGGGCGCCGTGGACCACGTGGGCGTGGTGGAGAGCTTCGCGTCGGGTAACAACCTGGAAGTGGTCAGCATCCGCCTGGACGACAGCGGCACCGGGTGCGACCGCGATGGGGTGCTGGACGTGGGCGAGACGGGCCTGCTCCACGTCACCGTGAAGAACACGAGCACCACGGCCCTGTCCTCCTTCACCGGCACCGTGGCGGCCAGTGGCGCCACCGCGGCCCTCACCTTCCCCTCGGGCAACACGCTCAGCTTCCCGTCCCTGCAGCCCTCCGCCACGGTGACGCGCACGGTCCAGATCAAACTCGACAGCGTGACGCCCGGCACCGAGCCGCGCGCGGGGCTCACCGTCACCTTCAACGAGCCCTCGATCCCGGAGGCGGCCAAGACGGCGAAGTTCAACGGCCGCGTCCACGCGGACGAGCTGCTCGCGCAGTCCACCACGGAGACCTTCGAGGCGGAGGCCACCCACTGGGTGTCCGCCCCCGTCAACCGCTGGGTGCCCCAGACCGACAAGGAGCAGGACGGCACGCCCCGCCGCTACTTCCACGTGGCCAACGCCTCCGTCCTCTCCGATCTGACGCTCACCTCGCCCTGGATCAAGGTGAACGCCACGGGCAACTTCGTCCTCGCCTACAAGTACCGCCACTCGCTGGAGGGCACCGTGGGCGGCGCCGGTCCGGCCGCCCCCTGGTATGACGGCGTCACCCTGGAGGCCACCACCGACGGCATCACCTGGGAGCACGTCCTCACCAAGTACGGCGTCAACCCGGGCTTCGCGGCCGCCGCCCTGGCCGCGGGCGACAACCCCCTGCAAGGGCAGCGCGCCTACGCGGGCCTGAACGCCGCCTTCCCGGGCTGGTCGCAGGCAACGGCCAACTTCGGCACGCAGCTGGCCGGCAAGGACGTCCGCTTCCGCTTCCGGATTGGCTCGGACAGCTCCGCGGGCGCCTACGGCTTCGACCTGGATGACGTGACGGTCACCAACGCCGCCAACGCGCCCTTCAGCGCCCAGGTAGCCGAGACCAGCACCGGCCCGGTCTGCAACCGCCGCCCCGTGGCGGACGTGGGCCAGGCCACCCTCACGGTGCCCGAGGCCTCCGTGGTGGGCGGCCAGCGCGTGCGCAACACGGTGACCCTCAACGGCACCGGCAGCGTCGATCCGGACGGCAACCCGCTCACCTACCAGTGGACGCAGCTCAGCGGCCCGGCCGTCACCCTGTCGAACGCCACGTCCGCCACCCCCACCTTCCAGACGGTGGAGGTGAGCAAGAACACGGTGCTCGCCTTCCAGCTCGTCGTGAAGGACGGCACGGACGAGAGCTTCCCCAAGGTGACGGAGGTGGCGATCACCAACGTCAACACCAAGCCCGTGGCCGCCATCACCGGCCCCGCCTCCGTGGCCAGTGGCTCCGCGGCCCCCGTCACGCTCGACGGCAGCGGCTCGGCGGACGCGGACGGGGATCCGCTGACGTACACGTGGCGGCAGACGGTGGGCCCTACGGTGGCCCTCAGCAGCACCACCACGGCGGCGGTCTCCTTCGTGGCCCCCCAGGTCTCCGCGGACACCGTGCTCACCTTCGAGCTGGTGGTGCGCGATGGCGCCATCAACAGCGATCCGAAGACCTTCAGCGTGACGGTCACCACCACCCCGGTGAACCGCCACCCGGTGGGCCACGTGCCGGAGAGCTTCTCGGAGAAAGAGGGCACCGCCATCCTCCTGGATGCCAGCGGCAGCGTGGATCCGGAGGGTGACGCGCTGAGCTTCCAGTGGACGCAGGAGGGCGGTCCCAGCCTGAACCTCACGGGCGCGGACACGAGCAAGCTCGCGTTCACGGCCCCCGAGGTGCTCGCCGACACGAAGCTGCTCTTCGTGCTGGTGGTCAAGGACGCGGCCGGTGCCGAGTCCGCCCCTGTTCCGGTCACCGTCACGGTCCTGAACGTCAACAAGGCCCCCGTGGCCCACGCGCGCAAGCAGCCCTCGGACCTCAACGCCTCGAGCCTCACCCTGGAGGCCTCCAGCTCCATCGATCCCGATGGGGATGCGCTCACCTACCGGTGGGAGCAGGTGGCGGGCCCCCAGGTGACGCTGTCGTCCACGACGGCGCCCACCGTGAGCTTCGACGTGCCGGAGACGGAGAGCGCCACCCAGCTCCAGTTCAAGCTCACGGTCACGGACCCGTCCGGGGCCTCGGGCTCGGACGTGGTGGAGGTCCTGGTGCTCGGCGACAAGAAGGCCGAGGACGACTCGTCCGGCTGCTCCAGCACGGGAGACAGCGCGGGCAGCCTGATGGTGCTGTCGCTGCTGGCCGGCGTGCTGCTGTCGCGCCGCCGCCACCTGCCCAGCGCTTGAGCGGTACCGGCTAAATCAGCCTGAGAGGGGCGGTCTTCGGGCCGCCCCTTTTTTTTGTGGTAAATCCGGCCCTTTGAGTCCTAGGCAGGGGTCCGCATGGCACGCGAAATCCGAGCTGGAGACACCTTCACCCACGTCCGCGAGTGCGACCGGTACCGGCCGATCTACTACGCGGGCGCTTCCGGGGACTACAACCCCATCCACACCGACGCCGAGGCGGGCAAGGCCGCCGGCCTGGGCGGCGTCGTCCTCCAGGGCCTGTGCACGCTGGGCTGGGCAGTGGAGGCGGTGGCCGTCTTTGCCGGGGACCCGGGGAAGATCCGCCGCGTCCGCGTGCGCTTCTCCCGGCCCGTGGTGCCCGAGGACACCCTCACCTTTCAGGGAAAGGTCACCGCCGTCACGGACGGGCGGTTCACCGCGGAGGTCTCCGCGACCAACCAGCGGGGCGAGGCGGTGCTCAAGGGCGCCGTCATCGAGGCGGTGCTCTGAGCCATGGCCCTCGACAAGCGCCACATCGGAAAGACCTACGGCCCGTTCACGTACACGCTCGGCGTGGAGAAGATGCGCGAGTTCGCCCTCGCGGTGGGCGGCGGCCAGCCCGGCATTGGCTTCGGCCCGGTGCCCGCCCACATCAGCCCGCTCTTGCTGGATGAGCAGGCGGCGAAGGCAGGCCCCCACGGCGGCATCATCGCCTTCCCCTCCTTCGCGGTCGTCTTCGCCATCCGGCCCTTCAGCGCCGCCATCGCGGACCCGGAGCTGCAGGTGAACGTGCTGCGGCTGGTGCACGGGGAGCAGGAGCTGGAGTTCCTGGAGGTGATGCGGCCCGGCGACGTGCTGACCACCACCGGACGCATCGAGGACATCTACGAGAAGCTGGGCAAGGACTTCCTCGTCGTCACCACCGAGTCCCTCAACGCGGCCGGACAGCCCGTGGTGCGGGGCACCTGGACGGCGATCATCCGCCACTAGCCGCTGCGTTCTCGAAGCGACACTGGCCCGGGAACGGGCCTCCCTCCGGGTTCGGCGGGCCTACGATTCCAGGG
This region includes:
- a CDS encoding myxosortase-dependent M36 family metallopeptidase; this translates as MTGLLLVPLASPATWAKEGAPSDAFLAQRPERTLSVTQAAIEARGLHIAHTEDRLGVPTVLWNTRLDSDRGTRAFANQSPEAAARAHLARAADIYRLERGDISSAVLHSIHQPALGPVVVRFTQKVEGIEVFRSGFNVAMTRDNTLVAITGYMAPHEATAARRRMVGTDFALGAPEAVARAFKDLTDTALSGRSLVNAGSQGEFVHFTFEPGVATVLPHAMAVPARAKKVYFLMQDGLVPAWYVELNVGAKGSSDSDYHSFVVSAADGRQLFRNNLTVEDSYSYRVWAEPSSFIPYDGPQGNDATPHPTGTPNSYQQPFVSPNLLTLQNVPFSRNDPWLPPGATQTTGNNVEAYADLLAPDGFQPGTDLRADTTAPGVFDYTYDVTQAPGSSAIQRKAAVAHLFYLNNFLHDWYYDSGFDEASGNAQLANYGRGGLEGDSLKAEAQDYSGRNNANMSTPADGARPRMQMYVFDGVPNVRVTAPASVAGTLDAGSAAWGKLSYDLTGELLVPNPTGITEGCDPFPANAFPGKIVLLDRGTCNYTVKAINAQNAGAIGILVANNVEALAALALGGADPAVTLAAVGITQAAGNALKNEVKNNGSTVTVKLQKLAEFDRDGTIDNAIVAHEWGHYISNRLVGNANGLTNNQGRAMGEGWADFHAMLMTVRDEDRTRAGNSSFQGVYAMAGYTQSGGANNGYYFGIRRLPYSTDFNKNALTYRHFATGSPLPTTHPISASSLAGLGNSQVHAGGEVWSSMLWECYASLLNAYPFQEAQDRMKSYLLAAYKMTPNAPTLLEARDAVLAAAAAADPADYARFRSAFAKRGAGVGAKAADRGAVDHVGVVESFASGNNLEVVSIRLDDSGTGCDRDGVLDVGETGLLHVTVKNTSTTALSSFTGTVAASGATAALTFPSGNTLSFPSLQPSATVTRTVQIKLDSVTPGTEPRAGLTVTFNEPSIPEAAKTAKFNGRVHADELLAQSTTETFEAEATHWVSAPVNRWVPQTDKEQDGTPRRYFHVANASVLSDLTLTSPWIKVNATGNFVLAYKYRHSLEGTVGGAGPAAPWYDGVTLEATTDGITWEHVLTKYGVNPGFAAAALAAGDNPLQGQRAYAGLNAAFPGWSQATANFGTQLAGKDVRFRFRIGSDSSAGAYGFDLDDVTVTNAANAPFSAQVAETSTGPVCNRRPVADVGQATLTVPEASVVGGQRVRNTVTLNGTGSVDPDGNPLTYQWTQLSGPAVTLSNATSATPTFQTVEVSKNTVLAFQLVVKDGTDESFPKVTEVAITNVNTKPVAAITGPASVASGSAAPVTLDGSGSADADGDPLTYTWRQTVGPTVALSSTTTAAVSFVAPQVSADTVLTFELVVRDGAINSDPKTFSVTVTTTPVNRHPVGHVPESFSEKEGTAILLDASGSVDPEGDALSFQWTQEGGPSLNLTGADTSKLAFTAPEVLADTKLLFVLVVKDAAGAESAPVPVTVTVLNVNKAPVAHARKQPSDLNASSLTLEASSSIDPDGDALTYRWEQVAGPQVTLSSTTAPTVSFDVPETESATQLQFKLTVTDPSGASGSDVVEVLVLGDKKAEDDSSGCSSTGDSAGSLMVLSLLAGVLLSRRRHLPSA
- a CDS encoding MaoC family dehydratase translates to MAREIRAGDTFTHVRECDRYRPIYYAGASGDYNPIHTDAEAGKAAGLGGVVLQGLCTLGWAVEAVAVFAGDPGKIRRVRVRFSRPVVPEDTLTFQGKVTAVTDGRFTAEVSATNQRGEAVLKGAVIEAVL
- a CDS encoding FAS1-like dehydratase domain-containing protein, producing MALDKRHIGKTYGPFTYTLGVEKMREFALAVGGGQPGIGFGPVPAHISPLLLDEQAAKAGPHGGIIAFPSFAVVFAIRPFSAAIADPELQVNVLRLVHGEQELEFLEVMRPGDVLTTTGRIEDIYEKLGKDFLVVTTESLNAAGQPVVRGTWTAIIRH